In the genome of Halapricum salinum, one region contains:
- a CDS encoding translation initiation factor eIF-2B: protein MIDQTIEEIEEMQTHSSSVVAVKAADALRSLLDDDFPTVEEYVRALERNSSALRRAKPSHASLYKTQRQIVDTVTDADPATVAEAQELTDTVITDVIDTVESAKQEAAETALTFLEDGMTLLTHDYSTTILRTLELAAQKDYELTVYITEARPRYLGRKTARRLAEIPEIDPHLIVDSACGYFLSECDRVLVGMDSVVDGNLYNRIGTYPITATASDVGVPVTAVGASAKMPEGGFQFENEFRSVSEVMREPAEGFVVENPNYDATPVELLDSIVTDDGIKRYGE from the coding sequence ATGATCGACCAGACTATCGAGGAGATCGAGGAGATGCAGACCCATAGCTCCTCCGTCGTCGCGGTCAAAGCCGCCGACGCCCTCCGGTCACTGCTCGACGACGACTTCCCGACCGTCGAGGAGTACGTCCGCGCGCTCGAACGCAACAGCAGCGCGCTCCGGCGAGCCAAACCCTCTCACGCCTCGCTGTACAAGACTCAGCGACAGATCGTCGACACCGTCACCGACGCCGACCCCGCGACCGTCGCGGAGGCTCAGGAACTCACCGACACCGTGATCACCGACGTCATCGACACCGTCGAGTCGGCCAAACAGGAGGCCGCCGAGACGGCGCTGACCTTCCTCGAGGACGGGATGACCCTGTTGACGCACGACTACTCGACGACGATTCTCCGCACGCTCGAACTCGCCGCCCAGAAGGACTACGAACTGACGGTCTACATCACGGAGGCCCGACCGCGGTATCTGGGCCGTAAAACTGCCCGCCGGCTCGCCGAGATTCCCGAGATCGACCCTCACCTGATCGTCGACAGCGCCTGTGGCTACTTCCTCTCGGAGTGTGACCGCGTGCTCGTCGGGATGGACAGCGTCGTCGACGGAAACCTCTACAACCGGATCGGGACCTACCCGATCACCGCGACGGCGTCCGACGTCGGCGTCCCCGTCACGGCCGTCGGGGCGAGCGCGAAGATGCCCGAGGGCGGCTTCCAGTTCGAAAACGAGTTCCGATCCGTGAGCGAAGTCATGCGCGAGCCCGCGGAAGGGTTCGTCGTCGAGAACCCGAACTACGACGCCACGCCGGTCGAACTGCTGGATTCGATCGTCACCGACGACGGGATCAAGCGATACGGCGAGTGA
- a CDS encoding Tm-1-like ATP-binding domain-containing protein, translating to MTVVIVGTLDTKGEEIGFARDVLEAEGVAVHVIDTGVVGDPEFEPDTSASEVAEAADTTLGHLREEADRGEAMEAMGEGAAAIVKQMHESGDVDGVLGLGGSGNTSIATTAMRALPVGVPKLMVSTMASGDVEPYVGATDVTMMYSVADIEGLNQLSRKVIANAALAMVGMVSNEPDVEVEERPTVGITMFGVTTPCVQTAREYLEDRGYETIVFHATGTGGRAMENLIRQGVIDGVLDVTTTEWADELVGGVLNAGPDRLDAAAETGTPQVVSTGALDMVNFGPRDSVPEEFEGRLFHVHNPQVTLMRTTVAENAELGEVIAQKLNASSGPTALYLPLGGVSMIDVEGEDFYDPKADQALFDALADHVDTDVVEMVEMDAPINDEAFARAMAEKLHEFMQTAGRSPE from the coding sequence ATGACCGTCGTCATCGTCGGCACACTCGATACGAAAGGCGAGGAGATCGGCTTCGCTCGGGATGTCCTCGAAGCGGAGGGCGTCGCGGTTCACGTGATCGATACGGGCGTCGTGGGCGACCCGGAGTTCGAACCCGACACGAGCGCTAGCGAGGTCGCCGAGGCCGCCGACACGACGCTCGGACACCTCAGAGAGGAGGCCGACCGCGGCGAAGCCATGGAAGCGATGGGTGAGGGTGCGGCCGCTATCGTCAAGCAGATGCACGAGTCCGGAGACGTGGATGGCGTTCTCGGGCTGGGCGGATCGGGCAACACCTCGATCGCGACGACGGCGATGCGCGCGCTCCCGGTCGGCGTCCCGAAACTGATGGTCTCGACGATGGCCTCGGGCGACGTCGAGCCCTACGTCGGGGCGACAGACGTGACGATGATGTACTCCGTCGCCGACATCGAGGGTCTCAATCAACTCTCACGGAAGGTCATCGCCAACGCCGCCCTCGCGATGGTCGGGATGGTCTCGAACGAACCCGATGTCGAGGTCGAGGAGCGACCGACCGTCGGAATCACGATGTTCGGCGTGACCACTCCCTGCGTCCAGACGGCCCGCGAGTACCTCGAAGACCGTGGCTACGAGACCATCGTCTTCCACGCGACCGGGACCGGCGGCCGGGCGATGGAGAATCTGATCCGCCAGGGCGTCATCGACGGCGTGCTGGACGTGACGACGACCGAGTGGGCCGACGAACTCGTCGGCGGCGTCCTCAACGCCGGTCCCGACCGGCTGGACGCGGCGGCAGAAACAGGGACGCCGCAGGTCGTCTCGACTGGCGCGCTCGACATGGTCAACTTCGGGCCGCGTGATTCCGTCCCCGAGGAATTCGAGGGTCGGCTGTTCCACGTCCACAACCCGCAGGTGACGCTGATGCGCACGACCGTCGCGGAGAACGCCGAGTTAGGCGAGGTCATCGCCCAGAAACTGAACGCTTCGAGTGGCCCGACAGCGCTCTATCTCCCGCTGGGCGGCGTCTCGATGATCGACGTCGAAGGCGAGGACTTCTACGACCCGAAAGCCGATCAGGCGTTGTTCGATGCACTGGCCGACCACGTGGATACGGATGTCGTCGAGATGGTCGAGATGGACGCTCCGATCAACGACGAGGCGTTCGCGAGGGCGATGGCCGAGAAACTCCACGAGTTCATGCAGACGGCGGGTCGTAGTCCGGAGTGA
- a CDS encoding SRPBCC family protein: MGCVPRIERIAENRRLVVEREMDAPAEAVWDVLRDTTLWPRWGPSVTAVECDRRYIERGTTGRVRLPGGVWIPFEITTCENYRWTWTVSRIPATGHSVEPLTERRCVAAFDVPLVAAGYLPVCRRALSRIAALAGT, translated from the coding sequence ATGGGGTGTGTGCCCAGGATCGAACGTATCGCCGAGAACCGACGGCTCGTCGTCGAGCGCGAGATGGACGCGCCCGCCGAGGCGGTATGGGACGTCTTGCGGGATACGACGCTGTGGCCACGGTGGGGACCGTCTGTCACCGCCGTCGAGTGTGACCGTCGATACATCGAGCGCGGGACGACAGGCCGCGTCCGCCTGCCAGGTGGCGTGTGGATTCCCTTCGAGATCACGACGTGCGAGAACTACCGCTGGACCTGGACCGTCTCGCGCATACCGGCCACTGGACACAGTGTCGAACCGCTCACCGAGCGGCGCTGTGTCGCAGCCTTCGACGTCCCGCTCGTCGCGGCCGGCTACCTGCCCGTCTGCCGGCGTGCGCTCTCTCGAATCGCCGCACTCGCCGGGACCTGA
- a CDS encoding mechanosensitive ion channel family protein codes for MAGGGVVESLAQGAIGPSPLATVTVDDVLDRVEAFVPPWAVDLLQVVLVVVLAYVVARLLVRLLGRRIARRSDRPSLTRMTIRGLKGGVYLIGFFAILRIYGLQLSQIALSVTVFTAVLGVVLAPIVGSFISGIFLLADQPFEIGDMIEIVDTGQRGFVEDITLRYTKIFTLDNTFVVIPNGTIRDRDVVNYSAEDMRTRQTLDIVVTYEGDLAQARRLIEDAARDVDNVITGGPSIRVGAARYPAGPTCYINDFGDHGVRLTLRYWLKEPYKLLAARSNVQTAIWDRLDDADVEIAYPHSHVVFDETSGELPVSMRSGTSPPGDSPAGDTPSADPDRVE; via the coding sequence ATGGCCGGAGGAGGCGTCGTCGAATCGCTTGCCCAGGGAGCCATCGGGCCGTCGCCCCTCGCCACCGTGACCGTCGACGACGTCCTCGACCGCGTCGAAGCGTTCGTGCCACCGTGGGCGGTCGATCTCCTGCAAGTCGTGCTCGTCGTCGTTCTCGCCTACGTCGTCGCGCGATTACTCGTTCGACTTCTCGGGCGGCGGATCGCCCGTCGGTCCGACCGGCCGAGTCTCACACGCATGACGATTCGGGGGCTCAAAGGCGGCGTCTACCTGATCGGCTTTTTCGCCATCCTCCGGATCTACGGTCTCCAACTCAGCCAGATCGCGCTCTCTGTCACCGTCTTCACGGCGGTGCTCGGTGTCGTGCTCGCGCCGATCGTCGGGAGCTTCATCAGCGGGATCTTCCTGCTGGCCGACCAGCCCTTCGAGATCGGTGACATGATCGAGATCGTCGACACTGGCCAGCGAGGGTTCGTCGAAGACATCACGCTCCGATACACGAAAATATTCACACTCGACAATACGTTCGTCGTCATCCCGAACGGGACCATCCGCGATCGTGACGTCGTCAACTACTCGGCCGAAGACATGCGAACTCGTCAGACACTCGACATCGTCGTCACCTACGAGGGCGACCTCGCACAAGCCCGACGCCTCATCGAAGACGCAGCGCGAGACGTCGATAACGTCATCACTGGCGGCCCCTCGATCCGCGTCGGGGCAGCGCGATACCCTGCCGGTCCGACCTGCTACATCAACGACTTCGGCGATCATGGGGTTCGACTGACACTCAGATACTGGCTCAAAGAGCCGTACAAGCTGCTGGCTGCGCGATCGAACGTCCAGACTGCGATCTGGGACCGCCTGGACGACGCCGACGTCGAGATCGCGTATCCCCACTCACACGTCGTCTTCGACGAGACCAGCGGCGAGTTGCCTGTCTCGATGCGGTCCGGAACCTCGCCCCCCGGCGACTCACCCGCCGGTGACACACCGTCTGCCGATCCTGACCGCGTCGAGTGA
- a CDS encoding histidine kinase N-terminal 7TM domain-containing protein — MSPQAIVVTLAIVTVMALVVSYAIWQHRPRTGATYLAVSTLGIGLWGVGDAAALVIQGDGGAVSAAYIATGGAVVSAVCWTHFGAIYTGRDGWLTRRRSTILWAIPIVLFLGGVVRPSAYLSPDGASIGSLTFAPGPLYVSLIAYGYLAQSAGTVLLVGKLQRSRNVYRQRTFLFVLIGSVLLAGHVASVAGLSPFPNTALGPLSFVGLGVISGLVLYDDTFLALLPIERVYGLFGDRFEDLGPIARDAVIEEMGSGVVVLDANNRIVDLNPVARRMLGATDDRIVGERIDSILDQDVFEAEDLPFLGPDIREGRFDGVWVQSPDGERRCYDIVISNLDGRGDDVSGRVAIIHDVTEKQRQQQRLEAQTLKLKRQNENLEEFATIVSHDLRNPLTVATGHVEYAYETGETARLEAAMRAHDRIEHIISDVLQLARQGRTVDETEPVSITEAATAAWESVETAGASLDLDVSEDVTVEADASRLQQVFENLFRNAIEHANAAQGSGVSPDTVADGGPADSSTVTVRLGLTADGFFVEDDGPGIPEDERESVFVEGYTTDESGTGLGLAIVSMIVDAHGWDIALAESDSGGARFEIDVE; from the coding sequence ATGTCGCCCCAGGCGATCGTCGTCACCCTCGCCATCGTGACCGTGATGGCGCTGGTCGTCAGCTACGCGATCTGGCAACACAGACCCCGAACGGGAGCGACGTATCTCGCAGTTTCGACGCTGGGAATCGGCCTGTGGGGAGTCGGTGACGCCGCCGCGCTCGTGATCCAGGGCGACGGCGGGGCTGTCAGTGCCGCCTACATTGCGACCGGCGGAGCAGTCGTGAGTGCCGTCTGCTGGACGCACTTCGGTGCGATCTACACCGGCCGTGACGGATGGTTGACGAGGCGGCGGTCGACCATCCTGTGGGCGATCCCGATTGTGCTGTTTCTCGGGGGTGTCGTTCGTCCGTCGGCATACCTGTCTCCTGACGGCGCGTCGATCGGATCGCTGACGTTCGCGCCGGGCCCGCTGTATGTGTCGCTGATCGCCTACGGCTATCTGGCCCAGTCGGCCGGTACTGTACTGTTGGTCGGCAAACTGCAGCGATCTCGGAACGTCTACCGCCAGCGGACGTTCCTGTTCGTGTTGATCGGAAGCGTCCTGCTCGCTGGCCACGTCGCCAGTGTCGCGGGCCTCAGCCCGTTCCCGAACACGGCGCTGGGGCCGCTGTCGTTCGTCGGCCTCGGCGTGATCTCGGGACTGGTCCTGTACGACGACACGTTTCTGGCGCTCCTCCCGATCGAGCGCGTCTACGGGCTGTTCGGCGATCGATTCGAGGATCTGGGGCCGATCGCCCGCGACGCCGTCATCGAGGAGATGGGCAGCGGCGTAGTCGTTCTCGACGCGAACAACCGGATCGTCGACCTGAACCCGGTGGCGCGGCGCATGCTCGGCGCGACCGACGACCGGATCGTCGGCGAGCGGATCGACTCGATCCTCGATCAGGACGTTTTCGAGGCTGAAGACCTCCCGTTTCTCGGGCCCGACATCCGCGAGGGGCGATTCGACGGCGTCTGGGTCCAGTCTCCCGACGGCGAGCGACGGTGTTACGATATCGTCATCTCGAATCTCGACGGCAGAGGCGACGACGTCAGCGGTCGCGTCGCGATCATCCACGACGTGACGGAAAAACAGCGCCAGCAACAGCGACTGGAAGCCCAGACGCTGAAACTCAAACGCCAAAACGAGAACCTGGAGGAGTTCGCGACCATCGTCAGCCACGACCTGCGCAATCCCCTGACCGTCGCGACGGGTCACGTCGAGTACGCCTACGAGACCGGCGAGACCGCGCGGCTCGAAGCGGCCATGCGGGCCCACGACCGGATCGAGCACATCATCAGCGACGTCCTCCAGCTCGCCCGCCAGGGTCGGACCGTCGACGAAACCGAACCCGTCTCGATTACCGAAGCCGCCACGGCAGCCTGGGAGTCCGTCGAGACTGCGGGGGCGAGCCTGGATCTGGACGTCTCCGAGGACGTGACCGTCGAGGCCGACGCGAGCAGACTCCAGCAGGTGTTCGAGAACCTTTTTCGCAACGCGATCGAGCACGCGAACGCCGCCCAGGGATCGGGTGTCAGTCCCGACACGGTCGCCGACGGCGGGCCGGCCGATTCGAGCACGGTGACGGTCCGGCTCGGCCTGACCGCCGACGGATTCTTCGTCGAGGACGACGGCCCCGGAATCCCCGAAGACGAACGTGAAAGCGTCTTCGTCGAGGGCTACACGACCGACGAATCAGGGACGGGTCTCGGTCTGGCGATCGTGTCGATGATCGTCGACGCCCACGGCTGGGACATCGCACTGGCCGAGTCCGACAGCGGCGGTGCACGGTTCGAGATCGACGTCGAGTGA
- a CDS encoding transcription initiation factor IIB family protein, producing MRRQRRWQRRIASDAIGDSRRVGIAEIERLSGDLEVGNRVETVAATIFRRAVEERLLYGRACESVAAATVYLAVRRSDVHRRLDEIATASAESRRRLTRDARHLQRELGLAVHPPTVEAYLPEVCSELGLNECEQRRARRLLEAAIDENLHSGRDPSGLAASACYTVSRLQDESSCSQTAAAAAGDVCPETIRRRYRELRELCPDVFEDAPIDGRPEPAQQAQSVT from the coding sequence TTGCGTCGGCAGCGGCGGTGGCAGCGACGGATCGCGAGCGACGCGATCGGCGACTCCCGGCGGGTCGGGATCGCCGAGATCGAGCGCCTGAGCGGCGACCTGGAAGTCGGCAATCGGGTCGAGACGGTAGCAGCGACGATCTTTCGACGGGCCGTCGAAGAGCGACTGCTCTACGGCCGGGCCTGTGAGTCGGTCGCGGCGGCGACGGTCTATCTCGCCGTCCGGCGGTCGGACGTTCACCGGCGGTTGGACGAAATCGCGACGGCGAGTGCTGAGTCACGGCGTCGTCTCACCCGCGACGCCAGGCACCTCCAACGTGAACTCGGCCTGGCCGTCCACCCGCCGACAGTCGAAGCATATCTGCCCGAAGTCTGCAGCGAACTCGGTCTGAACGAGTGCGAGCAACGACGGGCACGACGACTGCTCGAGGCGGCCATCGACGAGAATCTGCACAGCGGGCGCGATCCCAGTGGGTTGGCCGCCAGTGCCTGCTACACCGTTTCTCGACTCCAAGATGAGTCGTCGTGCTCACAGACTGCGGCGGCCGCTGCCGGTGACGTCTGTCCCGAGACGATCCGCCGTCGGTATCGGGAGCTCAGAGAGCTCTGTCCCGACGTGTTCGAAGACGCACCGATCGACGGGCGACCCGAACCAGCCCAGCAGGCACAGTCGGTGACGTGA
- a CDS encoding proteasome assembly chaperone family protein, which translates to MASETPTFDVHYDGESKPVLLAGFAEYGLAGLTAVDYLVEQLDLQPQGHVRAEGLPSITPFESGTPRHHSRLFTSPETDAIVLVGELPVPEFVAEAFADSLFEWTDRDGIEEIGLCSGVPFAHGPDDHKPFYVATESYQRQRLTDTDLTPMHGGYLDGLNGSVMMRGLTSERPTCLFTTPAHAQSPDAEAALRLLDAVVRVYDLELDTAPLETFAGEVSKYYTELAQRVERKGDEQFPDDRMYM; encoded by the coding sequence ATGGCAAGCGAGACACCGACGTTCGACGTCCACTACGACGGCGAGTCGAAACCGGTCCTGCTGGCGGGATTCGCTGAATACGGCCTGGCCGGGCTGACGGCAGTCGATTACCTGGTCGAGCAACTCGATCTCCAACCACAGGGACACGTTCGGGCCGAGGGGCTCCCCTCGATCACGCCGTTCGAATCGGGGACACCACGCCATCACTCTCGGCTGTTCACCAGTCCCGAGACGGACGCGATCGTCCTCGTGGGCGAGCTTCCTGTCCCGGAGTTCGTCGCCGAGGCGTTCGCCGATAGCCTCTTCGAGTGGACTGACCGGGACGGTATCGAAGAGATCGGACTCTGCTCGGGCGTCCCGTTCGCCCACGGTCCCGACGACCACAAACCATTCTACGTCGCGACCGAGTCTTATCAGCGTCAGCGGCTGACCGACACCGACCTGACACCGATGCACGGCGGCTACCTCGATGGCCTCAACGGCAGCGTCATGATGCGCGGGCTCACGAGCGAACGACCGACCTGTCTGTTCACGACCCCGGCGCACGCTCAATCACCCGACGCCGAGGCGGCACTCCGGTTGCTGGACGCCGTCGTCCGGGTGTACGACCTCGAACTGGATACCGCGCCGCTGGAGACGTTCGCTGGTGAGGTCTCGAAATACTACACCGAACTGGCCCAGCGCGTCGAACGGAAAGGCGACGAACAGTTCCCCGACGACCGCATGTATATGTGA
- a CDS encoding aminopeptidase, whose translation MDDRIYQHAETLVDWSARIERGDDVVMTVAEGAHDLATATAEVLGERGANLVTLYQSGEIGRAYLTGHDGKFDTDSEHELALYENADSVLILGGEWNTAAMADVPGERQSAYSRSRQAIREARMDTDWVSTVHPTRALAQQAGMSLPAYEDFVYDAVLRDWESLAGEMAQLKSILDDSSEVRIVADGTDLTMSIEGRTAVNSAASVEYDSHNLPSGEVFTAPEATAGHVTFDVPMTIRGQRVRDVRLEFEGGEVVDYSAAMGESVIGEVLDTDDGAKRLGELGVGMNRGIDRPTDSILFDEKMAETVHLALGRAYDSCLPEGESGNDSAVHVDLITNMDDGSRFEVDGEVVQRDGKFRWEDGF comes from the coding sequence ATGGACGATCGAATCTACCAGCACGCGGAGACGCTGGTCGACTGGAGCGCGCGGATCGAACGCGGCGACGACGTGGTGATGACTGTTGCAGAGGGTGCACACGACCTCGCGACGGCGACCGCAGAAGTGCTCGGTGAACGGGGTGCAAACCTCGTGACACTCTATCAGTCAGGCGAGATCGGACGGGCGTATCTGACGGGCCACGACGGCAAGTTCGACACAGACTCCGAACACGAACTCGCGCTGTACGAGAACGCAGACAGTGTCCTGATCCTCGGTGGCGAGTGGAACACGGCTGCCATGGCAGACGTCCCGGGCGAGCGACAGAGCGCGTACAGTCGCTCCCGGCAAGCGATTCGCGAGGCCCGGATGGACACTGACTGGGTCTCGACGGTTCATCCCACGCGAGCGCTGGCCCAGCAGGCGGGGATGAGCCTGCCTGCGTACGAGGATTTCGTCTACGACGCCGTCCTTCGAGACTGGGAATCACTCGCCGGGGAGATGGCCCAGTTGAAATCGATTCTGGACGACAGCAGCGAGGTTCGGATCGTCGCCGACGGCACGGACCTCACGATGTCCATCGAGGGTCGAACGGCCGTCAACAGCGCCGCGTCAGTCGAGTACGACTCGCACAATCTCCCGAGTGGCGAAGTGTTCACCGCGCCCGAGGCGACTGCGGGGCACGTCACCTTCGACGTGCCGATGACGATTCGGGGCCAGCGCGTCAGAGACGTCCGGCTGGAGTTCGAAGGCGGAGAGGTTGTCGACTACAGCGCCGCGATGGGCGAGTCGGTGATCGGCGAGGTGCTGGACACTGACGACGGCGCCAAACGCCTGGGCGAACTCGGGGTCGGGATGAATCGCGGGATCGACCGGCCGACGGACTCGATCCTCTTCGACGAGAAGATGGCCGAAACCGTGCACCTGGCGCTCGGCCGGGCGTACGACTCGTGTCTCCCGGAAGGCGAGTCGGGCAACGACAGCGCCGTCCACGTCGATTTGATCACGAACATGGACGATGGATCGCGGTTCGAAGTCGACGGCGAGGTGGTCCAGCGAGACGGGAAATTCAGGTGGGAGGACGGATTCTAG
- a CDS encoding MBL fold metallo-hydrolase: MEVAPGISTHAIEWSYGEYVEPLSVHVVEGETTVLVGGGDESIAEAVLDVARTHDVDVVLVEHAHVDHYGAVPTIRRELDVDVAIPAGDAAALREVGIEPDVTLEDGDQRWGIEAIATPGHTPGNMAYRAGDVLLAGDTVVASDSVFAASENWSGPLAVIEARFNTDDAAARRSVARLREIDVERVLVSHGSHVLDGAEESIQTLCRDLDASPR, encoded by the coding sequence ATGGAGGTCGCACCCGGGATCAGCACGCACGCCATCGAGTGGTCGTACGGCGAGTACGTCGAACCGCTGTCGGTCCACGTCGTCGAGGGCGAGACGACCGTGCTCGTCGGTGGCGGCGACGAATCGATAGCCGAAGCGGTGCTCGATGTCGCCCGAACCCACGATGTCGACGTCGTGCTGGTCGAACACGCACACGTCGACCACTACGGCGCGGTCCCGACGATCCGCCGGGAACTCGACGTCGACGTCGCGATTCCCGCAGGAGACGCCGCCGCGCTACGGGAGGTCGGAATCGAGCCTGATGTCACGCTCGAGGACGGGGACCAGCGGTGGGGGATCGAAGCGATCGCGACACCCGGGCATACACCCGGAAACATGGCCTACCGGGCGGGCGACGTGTTGCTCGCGGGCGATACGGTCGTCGCCAGCGACTCCGTGTTCGCCGCGTCCGAGAACTGGTCGGGACCGCTCGCGGTCATCGAAGCGCGCTTTAACACCGACGACGCCGCGGCTCGTCGAAGCGTCGCGCGTCTCCGGGAGATCGATGTCGAGCGCGTACTCGTCTCGCATGGATCGCACGTTCTCGACGGGGCCGAGGAGTCGATCCAGACGCTGTGTCGGGATCTCGACGCGTCTCCCCGATAG
- a CDS encoding cupin domain-containing protein: MVDHEYFVEPDDVESQVFDWGVLKWLSTPAVTGGERFSAGVVKLEPGKGHERHTHPDSDEILYVIRGEGEQEVAEQTRDIEAGEMVFVPEGVEHGTVNTGWEPLLLLAVYSPPGPEDVLRDLPECEIVPPGKLPTPENVEGP; the protein is encoded by the coding sequence ATGGTCGACCACGAGTATTTCGTCGAACCGGACGACGTCGAGAGTCAGGTGTTCGACTGGGGCGTCCTGAAATGGTTGAGTACGCCTGCCGTCACTGGCGGCGAACGATTCAGTGCTGGCGTGGTCAAACTCGAACCCGGGAAGGGCCACGAACGCCACACGCACCCCGACAGCGACGAGATTCTCTACGTCATCCGCGGCGAGGGCGAGCAGGAAGTCGCCGAGCAGACCCGCGATATCGAGGCCGGCGAGATGGTCTTCGTCCCCGAAGGCGTCGAACACGGCACAGTCAACACGGGCTGGGAACCGCTCCTGCTGCTCGCAGTCTACTCCCCGCCTGGTCCTGAGGACGTTCTCCGGGATCTCCCGGAGTGTGAAATCGTCCCACCAGGGAAACTCCCGACGCCGGAGAACGTGGAGGGACCATGA
- the rbcL gene encoding type III ribulose-bisphosphate carboxylase, whose product MAGISYADFLDRDYDPAADDLVCEFAVEPADGLDVDAVAGRVASESSNGTWAELQVEGTITDLSARAFDVSEGRVRVAYPDALFEPGSMAQVLSCIAGNIMGMKAVDRIRLLDCEWPESLARSFPGPQFGSSVRAELFDAGERPITASVPKPKVGLSTDQHARIGYEIWTGGVDLLKDDENLTDQGFNSYEDRLTESLAMRDRAEDETGEKKSYLVNVTGPGPEMLERVDLAAEHGCEYVMVDVITAGWGMVEQVRDRCERHGLAIHAHRAMHAAFDRVPNHGVSMRVLAQIARLCGVDQLHTGTAGLGKLENEDTAGINEWLTSDLHGLTDVLPVASGGLHPGLVPDLLDALGTNLAVQVGGGIHGHPDGSHAGAKAFRAAIDATVEGRSLSAAAEDSPELATALDRWGTQGTR is encoded by the coding sequence ATGGCCGGCATCAGCTACGCGGACTTTCTCGATCGGGACTACGACCCAGCAGCGGACGATCTCGTCTGTGAGTTCGCCGTCGAGCCAGCCGACGGACTCGACGTGGACGCCGTCGCGGGCCGGGTCGCCTCCGAGAGTTCGAACGGAACCTGGGCCGAACTCCAGGTCGAAGGGACGATCACCGATCTGAGCGCGCGGGCGTTCGACGTCTCCGAGGGGCGAGTGCGCGTCGCCTACCCCGACGCCCTGTTCGAACCCGGGAGCATGGCACAGGTCCTCTCGTGTATCGCCGGGAATATCATGGGCATGAAAGCGGTCGATCGTATCCGCCTGCTGGACTGTGAGTGGCCCGAGTCGTTGGCAAGGAGCTTCCCAGGTCCGCAGTTCGGTTCGTCGGTCCGCGCGGAGCTCTTCGACGCGGGCGAACGGCCGATCACTGCCAGCGTCCCGAAACCGAAGGTCGGACTCTCGACCGACCAGCACGCCCGGATCGGCTACGAGATCTGGACCGGCGGCGTCGACCTGCTGAAAGACGACGAGAACCTCACCGACCAGGGCTTCAACTCCTACGAGGATCGCCTCACTGAGAGCCTCGCGATGCGCGATCGTGCCGAGGACGAGACGGGCGAGAAAAAGAGCTATCTGGTCAACGTCACCGGCCCCGGACCCGAGATGCTCGAACGGGTCGATCTGGCGGCCGAACACGGCTGTGAGTACGTCATGGTCGACGTGATCACCGCCGGCTGGGGGATGGTCGAGCAAGTACGGGACCGCTGTGAGAGACATGGCTTGGCGATCCACGCCCACCGCGCGATGCACGCCGCGTTCGACCGCGTCCCGAACCACGGCGTTTCGATGCGCGTGCTCGCCCAGATCGCACGACTCTGTGGCGTCGACCAGCTCCACACCGGGACCGCAGGATTGGGCAAACTCGAAAACGAAGATACGGCGGGCATCAACGAGTGGCTCACGAGTGATTTGCACGGCCTGACCGACGTCCTCCCGGTCGCCTCGGGCGGCCTCCATCCGGGGCTGGTCCCGGACTTGCTCGACGCGCTCGGGACGAACCTCGCCGTCCAGGTCGGTGGCGGTATTCACGGTCACCCCGACGGGAGCCACGCCGGCGCGAAAGCCTTCCGGGCGGCGATCGACGCGACTGTCGAGGGACGGTCGCTGTCGGCCGCGGCCGAGGACTCGCCCGAACTGGCGACGGCGCTGGATCGCTGGGGAACTCAGGGCACGCGGTAG